In Kitasatospora sp. NBC_00240, the following are encoded in one genomic region:
- a CDS encoding ABC transporter permease, with the protein MLGTVLGVGVFVAVLALTTTVTHQIGKSFDVLRATTVTVTDGTPAAPKNAAPSTEVARTGFPADTDARLRALDGVVDGGLWWAVPLRGPVIATKPLAASPATGRQGAGVGLYAATPGTLAAMEPTLASGVLFNSFHQERGEHVCVLGSAAARALGITRVDNQPAVFVNNTAYTVVGIISDTRRLPESLLGVIIPASTALTAYGAPVDRPAQSVIHVRLGAATLIAQQAPVALRPDQPRLLNAEAPPDPHSLRDRVSTDLSGLFLLLAAICLGVGALGIANTTLVAVLERTAEIGLRRSLGARPRHIGIQFLAESTALGTLGGLVGTSLGLVTVLAIAVAEHWSAVIEPATVLPAPFIGGLVGLVAGFYPALRAARIEPLEALRR; encoded by the coding sequence ATGCTCGGAACCGTGCTCGGCGTGGGCGTCTTCGTCGCCGTCCTGGCCCTGACCACGACCGTCACCCATCAGATCGGCAAGTCCTTCGACGTCCTGCGGGCCACCACGGTGACCGTCACCGACGGGACTCCCGCCGCTCCGAAGAACGCCGCTCCGTCGACGGAGGTGGCCCGTACGGGGTTCCCCGCCGACACCGACGCCCGCCTGCGCGCCCTCGACGGCGTCGTCGACGGCGGTCTCTGGTGGGCAGTCCCGCTGCGCGGTCCGGTCATCGCCACGAAACCCCTGGCGGCGTCTCCCGCGACCGGACGGCAGGGCGCCGGAGTCGGCCTCTACGCGGCCACACCCGGGACGCTCGCCGCGATGGAGCCGACGCTGGCCAGCGGTGTGCTGTTCAACTCGTTCCACCAGGAGCGCGGCGAACACGTCTGCGTCCTCGGCTCGGCGGCCGCCCGGGCCCTGGGCATCACGCGGGTCGACAACCAGCCCGCCGTGTTCGTCAACAACACCGCCTACACGGTCGTGGGGATCATCTCCGACACCCGGCGGCTGCCGGAGTCCCTGCTCGGCGTGATCATCCCGGCCAGCACCGCGCTGACCGCGTACGGCGCCCCCGTCGATCGGCCCGCGCAGTCCGTCATCCATGTGCGCCTGGGCGCGGCCACACTCATCGCCCAGCAGGCCCCTGTCGCCCTGCGTCCCGATCAGCCCCGCCTGCTCAACGCCGAAGCCCCGCCGGATCCGCACTCGTTGCGCGACCGGGTCAGCACCGACCTGTCCGGCCTCTTCCTGCTGCTGGCCGCCATCTGCCTGGGCGTGGGCGCCCTCGGAATCGCCAACACCACGCTGGTCGCCGTCCTCGAACGCACCGCGGAGATCGGACTGCGCAGATCGCTCGGTGCCCGACCGCGCCACATCGGGATCCAGTTCCTGGCCGAATCCACCGCGCTGGGCACGCTCGGCGGTCTGGTCGGCACCAGCCTGGGCCTGGTGACCGTACTCGCCATCGCCGTCGCCGAACACTGGAGCGCCGTCATCGAACCGGCCACCGTCCTGCCCGCGCCCTTCATCGGCGGTCTCGTCGGCCTCGTCGCCGGCTTCTACCCGGCCCTGCGCGCGGCCCGGATCGAGCCCCTCGAAGCGCTGCGCCGCTGA
- a CDS encoding RHS repeat-associated core domain-containing protein has translation MALVAGGLSAVSPPARADSPKAPSATSAAESNLGPAQDVLLNGWGDDAGYHLDVATGAGGYHWNEIALLRPGSIEDASWTGYQCVSGDGKFAAVAVLPAGAVNLAEARDHGAFAYSVDLTAGTVKPVASGVALKYHSPGCGVARTAEFTVNPGSDQRTTQVLTVDLPSGTIKESGTVAGQVTSVVPTPDGPVGAQGAALVKIPPSSPDAKPVEPVTLAQVDGLAYDLRPTADGAVAFAVQKDGKSTSSLMRAKDGKVSALGEGPTATLRLMQGRAGQPVALGATKLDAKSGLRNVSTGKLPLGTAEVSLDGGAVLGAGPQTTASAPLVVSTAKDTLLKRDAPGASAPVSSSLPAAAPAAAGEPAPPAAGAKSAQAAPDAKAPEGAAALAAPMATAAAATPKCAVDRLAENRQVMQPGTAQVSWAVEMAEQGLLTGSTYTRPAGFANLGLAAYAPNSDFARVPLKHPAGDSFDSVPRSLYQAIVAQESNYSQASWHALPGISGGALVGDYYGAGGSISHMDYSKGDCGYGLGQITSGMSKGDTSYSVNGQTKIGVDYQENVAAGLVILEKTWNQLYDAGITVNGGNPRYLENWYLAAWAYNSGIQPTAAFGNTTGCVPGPTCTSSEGNWGLGWANNPRNPDYPPTRAPYLKTSYADASHPASWPYQERIMGWIGQPILRFNQPGYAKPDYHGGKTWLQIPAVTSFCTADNHCDPTGATNAKYCTLTSLQCWWHQAVTTIPDCATTCATSSYSVGAGSTEPAVVKPHPHPPTCSLDSAKVGNAGYGAPIIVDEAQTQPPLNLVGCGSPPNWSQGGSFSYAYGTNAAGDPIGAIDTHQLGAGFGGHILFTHTEDGSNPDLINTGTWTPNLPKLQYYKIKLHLPSTAATATNVVYTINPGGGVAPWKIRVNQNWGTEEWVTIGTFAMQNGGNVKLTNKSEVSGAGNINYADYDVAYDAVAFIPMGGTPGQPIGGPPGVKDAPKGSNPSFIQCGCARRTAGDPVDTSTGYFGDQFTDLTTPGRGTPLNFTRSYASALADPSGPNGSLAVDGPFGWGWTYSYNLSASTDGATGNVTVKQEDGSEVTFVNTAGVYAPSAPRYNATLTKSGSTYTFTRKSKEIFTFDAGNGRLLAETDLSGSKASPAYATTMGYDGNGHLHTVTDPGGRAYTLTWTGSHITGLSDGAGRQITYGYDADGNLTDVYGVGTTRTPTLKDDDHFQYGYTANHLVNSMRWPAQFGSTATPTPVVAMTYDSAGRVLVQTDQLGHATTFTYGPDSGGNLVAGQTLVTDPAGHKTLYTYQNGLLQSETKGYGSADAGTTSYAYDPVSLGVTAATDPNGNLQTFTYDDRGNLTSASDARGFTTVKSYDSKDNLRLIIDPAGLQSTFNYDEAGHIATAGGTNSADDGHGLLTSTVQQPVDQSLPARTTNTYYDDAAHPGDVTRLVDARGNVARKSYDTTGAVTSATDETGKVTRYGYDSTRGLLTSEVSPVGTAAGTLPGCTPPAKGCTTYAYDIRGNRTTATDPMGKATSSTFDANSRRITGTDANGLVTHYDYDDAGHQTAVTRPDSTKTKTVYNPDGTVQQTVDGAQVVTSYEYDAQARQTKRTDPAGRASLTTYDPAGLRRTATDPSGRVTTFTYGPSGQPSAVAYSDTGTPGVTDIEYDAAGRQVLMTDGTGTSRRAYNAFGQLTSQADGAGSTVGYGYDENGNQTALTYPGTAQTVTRTFDKANRLSTVKDWNSKSTTFGYDDDGHWLSTVFPNGTTATTSLNDAAQPLSDSLTKSGVTVASVAYTRDDGGRVSGETPASLPGSPQTYQYTPLSQLKSATTGATTTGYTYDQADNPLQVGAVTQTFDTANQLCWGTSATAPGGPACAAPPAGATTYTYDPQGNRTKSDNGTAATNYSYDQANRLSSLSTGATTAAFTYNGSGLRTRKTVGTTTTDYVWDSSEIANLLSDGSTSYLYGPEGAPIEQITGSTTQWYFHDQLGSTRALTDATGNVCATYAYTPHGVVSAHTGATAALQYAGQYTDPESSLVYLRARYYDPATAQFLTVDPAVQQTLSAYGYGAGDPLNQTDPSGLFGWGNITKFVHDHTDVISQINSVATAVTAVAGTVAVGCAVLGLLPCAGVAGVISRVGLAVTTITEVALVIDKCTYGSGWDCGKEAAYLTADVATAGGFPAVMNGLRGAKPVAVEGSLAAWKKICGG, from the coding sequence ATGGCCCTGGTGGCCGGGGGGCTCTCCGCGGTGAGTCCACCGGCGCGGGCCGACTCGCCCAAGGCGCCGTCGGCGACCTCGGCCGCCGAGAGCAATCTCGGCCCCGCCCAGGACGTCCTGCTGAACGGCTGGGGTGACGACGCGGGTTACCACCTGGACGTCGCCACCGGCGCCGGCGGCTACCACTGGAACGAGATCGCGCTCCTGCGTCCCGGGAGCATCGAGGATGCCTCGTGGACCGGGTACCAGTGCGTCTCCGGCGACGGCAAGTTCGCTGCCGTCGCGGTACTTCCGGCCGGCGCGGTCAACCTGGCCGAGGCACGTGACCACGGGGCCTTCGCCTACTCGGTGGACCTCACCGCCGGCACCGTGAAGCCGGTGGCGAGCGGTGTGGCCCTGAAGTACCACTCCCCCGGCTGCGGTGTCGCACGGACGGCGGAGTTCACCGTCAACCCCGGTTCGGACCAGCGCACGACCCAGGTCCTGACGGTCGATCTGCCGTCCGGCACGATCAAGGAATCCGGCACGGTGGCCGGCCAGGTCACCTCCGTCGTGCCGACGCCGGACGGCCCGGTCGGCGCGCAGGGCGCCGCCCTGGTGAAGATCCCGCCGTCGTCCCCGGACGCCAAGCCCGTCGAACCCGTCACGCTGGCCCAGGTGGACGGCCTCGCCTACGACCTGCGCCCCACCGCCGACGGTGCGGTGGCCTTCGCCGTCCAGAAGGACGGCAAGTCGACGTCCTCCCTGATGCGCGCCAAGGACGGCAAGGTCTCCGCCCTGGGTGAGGGGCCGACTGCGACCCTGCGGCTGATGCAGGGTCGGGCCGGACAGCCCGTCGCCCTGGGCGCCACCAAGCTGGACGCCAAGTCGGGCCTGCGCAACGTCTCCACCGGCAAGCTGCCGCTCGGCACGGCGGAGGTCTCCCTGGACGGCGGCGCCGTGCTCGGAGCAGGTCCGCAGACGACCGCCTCCGCACCGCTGGTGGTCAGCACCGCGAAGGACACCCTGCTCAAGCGGGACGCCCCCGGTGCTTCCGCACCGGTGTCCAGTTCCCTGCCCGCGGCGGCTCCGGCCGCCGCCGGCGAGCCCGCCCCGCCCGCCGCCGGCGCCAAGAGCGCGCAAGCCGCTCCGGACGCGAAGGCACCGGAGGGTGCCGCGGCGCTCGCGGCGCCGATGGCCACGGCCGCTGCCGCGACCCCCAAGTGCGCGGTGGACCGCCTCGCGGAGAACCGTCAGGTGATGCAGCCCGGCACCGCGCAGGTGTCCTGGGCCGTCGAGATGGCCGAGCAGGGCCTGTTGACCGGCTCCACCTACACCCGCCCGGCCGGCTTCGCGAACCTGGGCCTGGCCGCCTACGCGCCCAACAGCGACTTCGCGCGGGTACCGCTCAAGCACCCGGCCGGTGACTCCTTCGACTCCGTACCCCGCTCGCTGTACCAGGCGATCGTGGCGCAGGAGAGCAACTACAGCCAGGCGTCCTGGCACGCCCTGCCCGGCATCTCCGGCGGCGCACTGGTCGGCGACTACTACGGCGCCGGCGGCTCCATCAGCCACATGGACTACAGCAAGGGCGACTGCGGCTACGGCCTCGGCCAGATCACCAGCGGCATGTCCAAGGGTGACACCAGCTACTCGGTCAACGGTCAGACCAAGATCGGCGTGGACTACCAGGAGAACGTCGCCGCCGGCCTCGTGATCCTGGAGAAGACCTGGAACCAGCTCTACGACGCCGGGATCACCGTCAACGGCGGCAACCCGCGCTACCTGGAGAACTGGTACCTGGCCGCCTGGGCCTACAACTCCGGCATCCAGCCCACCGCCGCCTTCGGCAACACCACCGGCTGCGTCCCCGGCCCCACCTGCACCAGCAGCGAGGGCAACTGGGGCCTCGGCTGGGCCAACAACCCCCGCAACCCGGACTACCCGCCGACCCGCGCGCCCTACCTGAAGACCTCCTACGCGGACGCCTCGCACCCCGCCAGCTGGCCCTACCAGGAGCGGATCATGGGCTGGATCGGCCAGCCGATCCTGCGCTTCAACCAGCCGGGGTACGCCAAGCCGGACTACCACGGCGGCAAGACCTGGCTGCAGATCCCCGCTGTCACCTCCTTCTGCACCGCCGACAACCACTGCGACCCCACCGGCGCCACCAACGCCAAGTACTGCACCCTCACCAGCCTCCAGTGCTGGTGGCACCAGGCGGTCACCACCATCCCGGACTGCGCGACGACCTGCGCCACCAGCTCCTACAGCGTCGGAGCCGGGTCCACCGAACCGGCCGTGGTCAAGCCGCATCCGCACCCGCCGACCTGCTCACTGGACTCGGCCAAGGTGGGGAACGCCGGCTACGGCGCACCGATCATCGTCGACGAGGCGCAGACCCAGCCACCGCTGAACCTGGTGGGCTGCGGGTCACCCCCGAACTGGTCCCAGGGCGGCAGCTTCTCCTACGCCTACGGCACCAACGCCGCCGGTGACCCGATCGGGGCCATCGACACCCACCAGCTGGGTGCCGGATTCGGCGGCCACATCCTGTTCACCCACACCGAGGACGGCTCCAACCCGGATCTGATCAACACCGGCACCTGGACCCCGAACCTCCCCAAACTCCAGTACTACAAGATCAAACTGCACCTGCCGTCCACCGCGGCGACCGCCACCAACGTCGTCTACACGATCAACCCCGGCGGCGGGGTCGCACCGTGGAAGATCCGGGTGAACCAGAACTGGGGCACCGAGGAATGGGTCACCATCGGCACCTTCGCCATGCAGAACGGCGGCAACGTCAAACTCACCAACAAGAGTGAGGTGTCCGGCGCCGGCAACATCAACTACGCCGACTACGACGTCGCCTACGACGCCGTGGCATTCATCCCCATGGGCGGCACCCCCGGTCAGCCGATCGGCGGCCCGCCGGGCGTCAAGGACGCTCCCAAGGGGAGCAACCCCTCCTTCATCCAGTGCGGTTGCGCCCGCCGGACCGCCGGCGACCCTGTCGACACCAGCACGGGATACTTCGGCGACCAGTTCACCGACCTCACCACTCCCGGCCGCGGCACGCCGCTCAACTTCACCCGGAGCTATGCGTCCGCCCTCGCGGACCCAAGTGGCCCCAACGGTTCCCTCGCCGTGGACGGCCCGTTCGGCTGGGGCTGGACATACTCCTACAACCTCAGTGCCAGCACCGACGGTGCCACCGGCAACGTGACGGTCAAACAGGAGGACGGCTCGGAGGTCACCTTCGTCAACACGGCGGGCGTCTACGCGCCGTCCGCCCCGCGCTACAACGCCACGCTCACCAAGAGCGGCAGCACATACACGTTCACCCGGAAGTCGAAGGAGATCTTCACCTTCGACGCGGGCAACGGCCGCCTCCTCGCCGAGACCGATCTGTCCGGCAGCAAGGCGAGCCCGGCCTATGCCACCACGATGGGCTACGACGGCAACGGTCACCTGCACACCGTCACCGACCCCGGTGGGCGGGCGTACACCCTCACCTGGACCGGCAGCCACATCACCGGCCTCTCAGACGGGGCCGGTCGTCAGATCACCTACGGCTACGACGCGGACGGGAACCTGACCGACGTCTACGGGGTCGGGACGACCCGCACGCCGACGCTCAAGGACGACGACCACTTCCAGTACGGCTACACCGCCAACCATCTCGTCAACTCGATGCGGTGGCCCGCTCAGTTCGGATCCACCGCCACGCCCACGCCGGTCGTCGCGATGACGTACGACAGCGCCGGACGGGTACTCGTCCAGACCGACCAGCTGGGTCATGCAACGACGTTCACCTACGGTCCCGACAGCGGTGGCAACCTGGTCGCAGGCCAGACCCTGGTGACCGATCCCGCGGGCCACAAGACCCTCTACACCTACCAGAACGGTCTTCTGCAGTCCGAGACCAAGGGGTACGGCAGCGCGGACGCCGGCACCACCAGCTATGCCTACGACCCCGTGAGCCTCGGCGTGACGGCCGCCACCGACCCGAACGGCAACCTTCAGACATTCACCTACGACGACCGCGGAAACCTGACCTCCGCCAGCGACGCCCGCGGCTTCACCACCGTCAAGTCCTACGACAGCAAGGACAACCTCCGCCTGATCATCGACCCGGCCGGCCTGCAGAGCACCTTCAACTATGACGAAGCCGGTCACATCGCAACTGCGGGCGGCACCAACAGCGCGGACGACGGCCATGGGCTGCTCACGAGCACCGTCCAGCAACCGGTCGACCAATCGCTGCCCGCCCGCACCACCAACACCTACTACGACGACGCCGCTCACCCGGGTGACGTGACACGACTCGTCGACGCCCGTGGAAACGTGGCACGGAAGTCCTACGACACCACGGGTGCCGTGACCAGCGCGACGGACGAGACGGGCAAGGTCACTCGCTACGGTTACGACAGCACCCGTGGTCTGCTCACCTCCGAGGTCTCACCGGTCGGCACGGCCGCGGGCACTCTGCCCGGATGCACCCCGCCCGCCAAGGGCTGCACCACCTACGCCTACGACATCCGGGGAAACCGCACCACGGCGACCGATCCGATGGGCAAGGCCACCAGCAGCACCTTCGACGCCAACAGCCGCAGGATCACCGGCACCGACGCCAACGGCCTGGTGACCCACTACGACTACGACGACGCGGGACACCAGACAGCGGTCACGCGCCCGGACAGCACCAAGACCAAGACCGTCTACAACCCGGACGGGACGGTCCAGCAGACCGTCGACGGCGCACAGGTGGTCACCAGTTACGAGTACGACGCTCAGGCCCGGCAGACCAAGCGCACCGATCCGGCCGGCCGCGCCAGTCTGACCACCTACGACCCGGCCGGCCTGCGCAGGACGGCCACCGACCCGAGCGGCCGGGTGACGACCTTCACCTACGGTCCGAGCGGGCAGCCCAGCGCGGTGGCGTACTCCGACACGGGCACGCCCGGCGTGACCGACATCGAGTACGACGCCGCGGGACGCCAGGTCCTGATGACGGACGGCACCGGTACGAGCCGTCGCGCGTACAACGCCTTCGGGCAGCTCACCTCGCAGGCGGACGGAGCCGGAAGCACGGTTGGCTACGGATACGACGAGAACGGCAACCAGACCGCGCTCACCTACCCCGGAACCGCCCAGACGGTAACCCGTACTTTCGACAAGGCGAACCGGCTCAGCACAGTGAAGGACTGGAACTCCAAGTCCACCACGTTCGGTTACGACGACGACGGCCACTGGCTCTCGACCGTGTTCCCCAACGGAACCACGGCGACCACGTCCCTCAACGACGCGGCTCAGCCGCTCAGTGACTCGCTGACCAAAAGCGGTGTGACCGTGGCCTCGGTCGCCTACACCCGCGACGACGGCGGCCGCGTCAGCGGTGAGACGCCGGCCAGCCTGCCGGGCAGTCCGCAGACCTACCAGTACACGCCCCTGAGCCAGCTCAAGTCGGCCACCACCGGCGCGACGACGACCGGGTACACCTACGACCAGGCGGACAACCCGCTGCAGGTCGGCGCTGTCACGCAGACCTTCGACACCGCCAACCAGCTCTGCTGGGGGACATCCGCCACCGCGCCAGGCGGTCCCGCCTGCGCCGCACCGCCGGCCGGAGCAACCACGTACACCTACGACCCCCAGGGCAACCGGACCAAGTCCGACAACGGGACGGCAGCGACGAACTACTCCTACGACCAGGCCAACCGGCTGAGCAGCCTCAGCACGGGAGCGACAACCGCCGCTTTCACCTACAACGGCAGCGGACTGCGGACCCGGAAGACCGTCGGAACGACCACGACCGACTACGTCTGGGACTCCTCCGAGATCGCCAACCTCCTGTCGGACGGGAGCACCAGCTACCTCTACGGGCCGGAGGGGGCGCCGATCGAACAGATCACCGGCTCCACGACCCAGTGGTACTTCCATGACCAGCTCGGCTCCACCCGCGCCCTCACCGACGCGACCGGAAACGTGTGCGCTACCTACGCCTACACTCCCCATGGCGTGGTGAGCGCCCACACCGGGGCAACGGCCGCACTCCAGTACGCCGGACAGTACACGGACCCGGAGAGCTCCCTCGTCTACCTTCGAGCGCGCTATTACGACCCGGCGACCGCGCAGTTCCTCACCGTCGACCCCGCCGTCCAGCAGACGCTCAGCGCTTACGGCTACGGCGCCGGTGATCCCCTCAACCAGACCGACCCGTCCGGCCTGTTCGGCTGGGGCAACATCACCAAGTTCGTCCATGACCACACCGATGTCATCTCACAGATCAACTCCGTGGCCACGGCCGTGACCGCGGTGGCCGGGACCGTCGCGGTGGGATGTGCCGTCCTCGGGCTGCTGCCCTGCGCCGGTGTCGCCGGCGTGATCTCGCGAGTCGGACTGGCTGTCACAACGATCACGGAGGTAGCCCTCGTCATCGACAAATGCACCTACGGCAGCGGCTGGGACTGCGGCAAGGAGGCTGCCTACCTGACCGCGGATGTCGCCACAGCCGGCGGCTTCCCCGCCGTCATGAACGGGCTGCGGGGGGCGAAGCCCGTCGCGGTCGAAGGATCCCTGGCCGCCTGGAAGAAGATCTGCGGCGGATGA
- a CDS encoding peptidoglycan-binding domain-containing protein — MDLTAVPSEEAPPVAGRRITRRRRAVLAAAVGAALVSVGAVAGSSFVQSPAQAAADTRPPKASVITAAVASQVLRSTVVLRGTFSDGKKVSITPTSVAATDDNPGGAGAVLTRVMVRTGDEVTAGVPLVEYSGRPVFALEGVLPTYRDLTPGESGADVAQLQNALKKLGHDVGTDEPGRFGPGTKRALKALYTAMGYPTPVTGATTAAAVKSARQEVDRARAALREGQQPATAATGGASAPAAPPAGGADPSTGARPGGGGSDLTGLRQGLARAEDALEQAERVDGPMLPASECLFLPSFPARVSALPLEVGDSVKGPVLSVAQGEMLLTGSLDPAQASLVKPGMPVQVLSESQGRQADGTIASVGTLVAPGDTKQAKDGQPTGQPAPAANGGAAYVPLAISPQSPWDRLWAGQDVRITITSATTTGPVLVVPVAAVFAGADTRTNVTTVSQDGTQRPVNVTVGPSADGLVQVTPLADGELAAGDRVVIGQ; from the coding sequence ATGGACCTCACCGCCGTACCGTCGGAGGAAGCACCACCGGTCGCAGGACGCCGGATCACCCGCCGCAGACGAGCCGTACTGGCCGCCGCGGTGGGCGCAGCCCTGGTGTCCGTCGGGGCGGTCGCGGGTTCCTCCTTCGTACAGTCCCCCGCACAGGCGGCGGCCGACACCCGGCCGCCGAAGGCGAGCGTGATCACCGCTGCGGTGGCCTCCCAGGTCTTGCGGAGCACCGTGGTCCTGCGTGGCACCTTCTCCGACGGGAAGAAGGTGTCCATCACGCCGACCTCGGTGGCTGCCACGGACGACAATCCGGGCGGGGCCGGCGCGGTCCTCACCCGGGTGATGGTCAGGACCGGCGACGAGGTCACGGCCGGTGTGCCCCTCGTGGAGTACTCGGGGCGCCCGGTGTTCGCCCTCGAAGGGGTGCTGCCGACCTACCGGGACCTGACGCCCGGGGAGAGCGGCGCCGACGTCGCTCAGCTGCAGAACGCGCTGAAGAAGCTCGGACATGACGTCGGAACGGACGAGCCCGGAAGGTTCGGGCCGGGTACCAAACGGGCTCTCAAGGCGCTCTACACGGCGATGGGATATCCCACACCCGTCACCGGAGCGACCACAGCGGCAGCGGTCAAGTCGGCGCGGCAGGAGGTCGACCGGGCTCGGGCCGCACTGCGGGAAGGCCAGCAGCCCGCTACCGCGGCCACCGGGGGTGCCTCCGCTCCTGCCGCTCCCCCGGCCGGCGGAGCCGATCCGTCGACGGGCGCCCGCCCGGGGGGCGGCGGCTCGGACCTCACAGGCCTGCGCCAAGGACTGGCCCGGGCGGAGGACGCGTTGGAGCAGGCGGAGCGCGTCGACGGCCCGATGCTGCCCGCCTCGGAATGCCTCTTCCTGCCGTCGTTCCCGGCCAGGGTGTCGGCATTGCCCCTCGAGGTCGGGGACAGCGTGAAGGGCCCGGTCCTGTCGGTGGCACAGGGTGAGATGCTGCTGACGGGGTCGCTGGACCCTGCCCAGGCCTCGTTGGTCAAGCCGGGAATGCCGGTCCAGGTCCTCTCCGAGAGTCAGGGCCGCCAGGCCGACGGGACCATCGCGTCGGTGGGCACCCTGGTCGCGCCCGGCGACACGAAACAGGCCAAGGACGGACAGCCGACCGGACAACCGGCGCCCGCGGCCAACGGCGGCGCCGCCTACGTTCCGCTGGCCATCAGCCCGCAGTCCCCGTGGGACCGGCTCTGGGCCGGTCAGGACGTGCGGATCACCATCACCTCGGCGACCACGACCGGACCTGTCCTGGTCGTTCCCGTTGCGGCGGTCTTCGCCGGCGCCGACACCCGCACCAACGTCACCACCGTCTCCCAGGACGGCACCCAGCGGCCGGTCAACGTCACGGTCGGGCCCTCCGCGGACGGCCTGGTCCAGGTCACACCCCTGGCGGACGGCGAACTCGCGGCCGGCGACCGGGTGGTGATCGGGCAGTGA
- a CDS encoding DUF2690 domain-containing protein, with the protein MDDPVAMKGSRTGRGKARLRAGVSLLCATLLAAGGLVAAAVPASADPISCWQSECDGQSPVGTECVSDAVVIEEVVFSTMINMKLLHSALCSSYWTKIQIDPSAGLNSRYGGVVYVPQLGGTEAMRNTGEINSTNVGAASPMVSSMYSVKACYTNVSSSFDPSPEDNRQGGSGQCTRWH; encoded by the coding sequence GTGGACGATCCGGTAGCAATGAAGGGATCTCGGACAGGGCGGGGCAAGGCCCGGTTGAGGGCCGGCGTCTCACTGCTGTGCGCAACTCTGCTCGCCGCGGGCGGCCTCGTCGCGGCCGCGGTTCCCGCCTCGGCGGACCCCATATCCTGCTGGCAGTCCGAGTGTGACGGTCAGTCGCCGGTGGGGACGGAATGCGTCTCGGATGCGGTGGTCATCGAGGAGGTCGTCTTCTCGACCATGATCAACATGAAGCTGCTGCACTCCGCACTGTGCAGCTCGTACTGGACGAAAATTCAGATCGATCCCTCCGCGGGCCTGAACTCGAGATATGGCGGGGTCGTCTACGTGCCGCAGCTCGGGGGTACGGAGGCCATGCGGAATACGGGCGAGATCAATTCTACGAATGTCGGGGCCGCCAGCCCGATGGTCAGTTCGATGTACTCCGTCAAGGCCTGCTACACCAATGTCAGCAGCAGCTTTGACCCGAGCCCCGAGGACAACAGGCAGGGCGGCAGCGGACAGTGCACCCGATGGCATTGA
- a CDS encoding ABC transporter ATP-binding protein codes for MTLLPSTDDEAPVAPSAVVIELSGVARAFPGSPPVQALHSTDLTVRQGDYLAITGPSGSGKSTLLNLLGMLDRPTSGSYRFCGSDVQELDEAGRTALRGRRIGFVFQAFHLIAHRTASENVALAQLYIPGTRRDRRAAAEAVLRRVGLGHRLDALPGTLSGGERQRVAVARALLNAPDLLLCDEPTGNLDSATAETVLDLIDGLHRDGVTVVVITHDPTVAARATRRITIRDGRLRPRHETAGSQSA; via the coding sequence GTGACGCTGCTGCCCAGCACGGACGACGAGGCACCCGTGGCGCCGTCCGCCGTGGTCATCGAGCTCTCCGGGGTAGCCAGGGCGTTCCCGGGCAGCCCGCCGGTGCAGGCACTGCATTCCACCGACCTCACGGTGAGACAGGGCGACTACCTGGCGATCACCGGGCCCTCCGGGTCCGGGAAGTCCACGCTCCTGAACCTCCTGGGCATGCTGGACCGGCCCACCTCGGGCAGCTACCGGTTCTGCGGCTCGGACGTCCAGGAGCTGGACGAGGCCGGGCGGACCGCGCTGCGCGGCCGACGGATCGGCTTCGTGTTCCAGGCCTTCCATCTCATCGCGCACCGAACGGCCAGCGAGAACGTCGCCCTCGCCCAGCTGTACATCCCCGGCACCCGCCGTGACCGCCGAGCCGCCGCCGAGGCGGTTCTGCGCCGGGTCGGTCTGGGCCACCGGCTCGACGCGCTGCCCGGGACCCTCTCCGGCGGCGAACGTCAGCGCGTCGCCGTCGCACGCGCCTTGCTCAACGCTCCCGATCTGCTGCTGTGCGACGAACCCACCGGCAACCTCGACTCGGCCACCGCGGAGACGGTCCTCGACCTGATCGACGGGCTGCACCGCGACGGGGTCACCGTCGTCGTCATCACTCACGACCCCACGGTCGCCGCACGCGCCACCCGAAGGATCACCATCCGCGACGGCCGACTCCGGCCGCGGCACGAGACAGCGGGGAGTCAGAGCGCGTGA